From a single Lentisphaera profundi genomic region:
- a CDS encoding serine/threonine protein kinase, which yields MAAAQRQIGPYKIIGRPLGTGGMATVYRVDDGSGQHAALKVLHAHLNREQKVVKRFKQEFAIGQKMAHFNNFVNMRTLEKVDNSWCILMQLVEGKTLEHRLLEIPQAIAVVASLANALHSFHGKGLVHRDIKPENIILSHAGELKIMDYGITRELANNMTRTGTAMGTLLYMSPEQLKAEKSLDHRADIYSLGVIFYRLLSKRDPQALSNKAEYVQVMDSRLKRKMRPLPGIKDEKLNNLLERMMAMDPNDRPKDCKVLVSELQKLSATPSNIKKVLSAIAKEEPKKTKAASKASPKVNKTIQRAATKNEAKKAPATFIMIGFIIFVLAFAGLYFFGPQQLRDELQKIVSG from the coding sequence GTGGCCGCAGCTCAAAGACAGATAGGTCCCTATAAAATCATCGGTCGCCCACTGGGCACCGGTGGTATGGCGACTGTATACCGCGTAGACGATGGTAGCGGTCAGCATGCCGCTCTCAAAGTTCTTCACGCTCACCTCAATCGTGAACAAAAAGTTGTTAAACGCTTTAAGCAGGAATTTGCCATTGGTCAAAAGATGGCTCACTTCAATAATTTTGTTAATATGCGGACTTTGGAAAAAGTCGATAATTCCTGGTGCATTCTCATGCAGCTCGTCGAGGGTAAGACTTTGGAGCACCGTTTGCTCGAAATTCCCCAAGCGATTGCGGTGGTCGCAAGCTTAGCCAATGCCCTGCATAGTTTTCATGGCAAAGGCCTTGTTCACCGTGATATAAAACCAGAGAACATAATTTTAAGTCATGCCGGCGAACTGAAAATTATGGACTATGGCATTACCCGTGAACTAGCCAATAATATGACCCGTACAGGTACGGCCATGGGAACACTGCTCTACATGTCTCCGGAGCAATTAAAAGCGGAAAAATCACTTGATCACCGAGCTGATATTTATTCTTTAGGCGTTATTTTTTATCGTCTGCTAAGTAAACGCGACCCCCAGGCTTTAAGTAATAAAGCAGAATATGTGCAAGTCATGGATAGTCGACTGAAGAGAAAGATGCGTCCACTTCCGGGCATCAAAGACGAAAAATTAAATAATTTGCTTGAGCGCATGATGGCGATGGATCCCAATGATCGCCCCAAAGATTGCAAAGTACTCGTGAGTGAATTACAGAAGCTTTCTGCCACTCCCAGTAATATTAAAAAAGTTCTTAGCGCAATAGCTAAAGAAGAGCCGAAGAAAACTAAGGCAGCCAGTAAAGCAAGCCCAAAAGTCAATAAGACAATTCAGCGTGCAGCTACTAAGAATGAGGCAAAAAAGGCGCCAGCCACTTTTATTATGATTGGTTTCATTATTTTTGTTTTGGCCTTTGCAGGGCTTTATTTCTTTGGTCCGCAGCAACTCCGTGACGAATTACAAAAAATAGTCTCTGGATAA
- a CDS encoding cell division FtsA domain-containing protein, with translation MSSKKTPVICALDLGSMNIRVILAEVVEGKPRLLSCASRPSLKINNGDIQVVQVVGEQLLLALQHAEELAHDVNIDHVYVNISGSGLHTDLANANVYISDTEGVVTAEAIRELDILINDHKIPANRELLCVEFCKFFIDNQKEVLDPTGQVAVALSCDGVIVSADQNYVGGVRRLIKENLGRDIMRLLPSSRVLPHAFQNTQDPDRGTLCLNLGYGTLDYSVYKGNKQYLNTLPIGLDHICMDLAECFDLHSKESEKLLKAYIEVYGSLPEGEDGMIELKGLPGTAPRRVSLQSVEKVVVARLGEMLAFVWHDICHAKKDSSVSAVLITGGGAKLQVLERLIPEVMGLNLSKAHYEPQYILPDMRDEPELWANCLGTLVSGARDYEVSVSKGNMPIASQFIAEFRRVGGLVTDIFSHLKW, from the coding sequence ATGTCATCAAAAAAAACGCCAGTAATCTGTGCCCTCGATTTGGGTTCTATGAATATTCGCGTGATTTTAGCCGAAGTCGTCGAAGGAAAACCGCGCTTGCTTTCTTGTGCGAGTCGCCCATCACTTAAGATCAATAATGGTGATATCCAAGTCGTACAAGTTGTAGGTGAACAACTTCTCTTGGCACTTCAGCACGCAGAAGAATTAGCCCATGATGTGAATATTGATCACGTCTATGTGAATATTTCTGGAAGTGGCTTACATACCGATCTCGCCAATGCGAATGTCTATATATCTGATACTGAGGGCGTCGTTACTGCAGAAGCCATACGTGAATTAGATATTTTGATAAACGATCACAAAATCCCAGCGAACCGCGAATTACTCTGTGTGGAGTTTTGTAAATTTTTCATTGATAATCAAAAAGAAGTGCTCGATCCTACAGGACAAGTGGCGGTCGCACTTTCTTGTGATGGCGTCATCGTTAGTGCCGACCAAAATTATGTCGGTGGTGTACGTCGACTCATTAAAGAAAACTTGGGACGCGATATCATGCGCTTATTGCCCAGTAGCCGAGTCCTTCCTCATGCTTTTCAAAATACTCAAGATCCTGATCGTGGAACTCTGTGCTTAAACTTAGGTTATGGAACGCTGGATTACTCAGTTTATAAAGGCAATAAGCAATACCTCAATACTTTGCCTATTGGCTTGGATCATATTTGTATGGACCTCGCCGAATGTTTCGACCTTCATTCAAAAGAATCAGAAAAACTTTTAAAAGCTTATATCGAAGTCTATGGATCTTTGCCTGAAGGCGAAGATGGCATGATAGAACTTAAAGGTCTACCAGGAACTGCCCCACGACGTGTATCGCTACAATCAGTCGAAAAAGTGGTGGTTGCCCGTCTAGGTGAAATGCTTGCATTTGTTTGGCACGATATCTGTCATGCAAAAAAAGATAGCTCAGTGAGTGCCGTGCTCATCACTGGCGGTGGCGCCAAGCTACAAGTTTTAGAACGTTTGATTCCCGAAGTCATGGGACTGAATTTAAGCAAAGCTCACTACGAGCCTCAATACATACTTCCCGACATGCGTGATGAACCCGAACTCTGGGCAAATTGTCTTGGAACGCTCGTTTCTGGTGCCCGTGATTATGAAGTGAGTGTAAGTAAAGGTAACATGCCCATCGCTAGTCAGTTCATTGCAGAATTCCGACGTGTCGGTGGCTTAGTGACAGACATCTTCTCCCACCTTAAGTGGTAG